A portion of the Granulosicoccus antarcticus IMCC3135 genome contains these proteins:
- a CDS encoding carbohydrate ABC transporter permease, whose amino-acid sequence MAEVDTHIEFDPLSTGSLRRRITSKAIIYGLLVLFSIYYLAPLAILLMNSMRPLEDIVRTGFIDIPSSLSSQYWVEAWGTFCIGGTCEGVSRFFMNSLLMAVPATIISTVLGLINGYALSKWRFKGADILFGLITLGVFLPAQMTLLPWAFVLGSIGLSNTISGLVLIHTIQGLSFTTLFCRNYFLAVPDDLIKAARIDGAGFWRIFRRIILPLSPPIIIVTVIWQFTGIWNEFLFGTVFTSGANQPITSALVAFSGSGTGVRAYNVEAAAVIMSALPPLVIYVVGGKYFVRGLTQGAVK is encoded by the coding sequence ATGGCTGAAGTAGACACTCATATCGAATTCGATCCTTTGTCCACTGGCAGTCTAAGGAGGCGCATTACCTCGAAAGCCATCATTTATGGGCTGCTTGTCCTGTTCTCGATCTACTACCTGGCACCGTTGGCGATCCTGCTGATGAATTCCATGCGGCCACTCGAAGATATTGTCCGAACTGGCTTTATTGATATTCCGAGTAGCTTGTCGTCGCAATATTGGGTAGAAGCATGGGGAACATTCTGTATCGGTGGCACGTGCGAAGGTGTGTCTCGTTTCTTCATGAATTCACTGTTGATGGCTGTTCCTGCGACGATCATCTCAACCGTATTGGGGTTGATCAACGGTTATGCGCTTTCAAAATGGCGATTCAAGGGAGCGGACATTCTTTTTGGATTGATCACTCTGGGTGTTTTTCTTCCAGCGCAAATGACCTTGTTACCCTGGGCATTTGTTCTGGGTTCCATCGGACTGTCCAATACGATTAGCGGATTGGTTCTGATTCACACCATCCAGGGGCTATCGTTCACGACTTTATTCTGTCGGAACTATTTTTTAGCTGTTCCGGATGATCTCATCAAAGCCGCGCGCATCGACGGCGCCGGATTCTGGCGGATATTCCGACGTATCATTCTGCCACTCTCGCCACCGATAATCATCGTCACAGTCATCTGGCAATTTACTGGCATCTGGAATGAATTCCTGTTCGGTACGGTATTTACCTCCGGTGCCAATCAGCCGATCACATCCGCACTGGTTGCCTTCTCAGGCTCAGGTACCGGTGTCCGCGCGTACAACGTAGAAGCTGCTGCCGTGATCATGTCAGCTCTGCCACCCCTCGTCATTTATGTAGTTGGCGGAAAATATTTCGTTCGTGGCCTCACACAAGGCGCAGTCAAATAG
- a CDS encoding ABC transporter ATP-binding protein: MSSLLISELRKSYGSVEVLTDINLEAKPGEFVALVGPSGCGKSTLLSLIAGLEDITFGEIRIEDRVVNNEAPKDRDIAMVFQSYALYPTMTVRENMTFGMESRRVPKAEQNREVARVAALLQIEPLLKRKPSQLSGGQRQRVAMGRALVRNPKLFLFDEPLSNLDAKLRIEMRTEIKKLHQNVGKTTVYVTHDQIEAMTLASRIAVMHKGLLQQYDTPKVIYEQPVNRFVAGFMGSPTMNFLDATVVKEGKGLILAGSSGEVLPLPEGKFTALQQGQKVCFGVRPEHFSPASQNRAERVGGISVLVEAHVDMVEPTGSETILMTTISGQTAIVSCEPDDTPEQGERMELAIDMRKICLFDPITENRL; the protein is encoded by the coding sequence ATGTCCTCACTGTTAATCAGCGAGTTGCGCAAAAGCTACGGGAGTGTGGAAGTCCTGACCGATATAAATCTTGAGGCGAAACCTGGCGAGTTCGTTGCGCTGGTTGGACCGTCAGGTTGTGGAAAATCCACGCTGCTTTCGCTAATAGCGGGTCTTGAGGACATAACGTTCGGTGAGATTCGTATTGAGGATCGAGTGGTGAACAACGAGGCACCCAAAGATCGCGACATTGCCATGGTGTTTCAAAGCTACGCTCTTTATCCAACCATGACCGTGCGAGAGAACATGACCTTTGGCATGGAAAGTCGGCGAGTGCCTAAAGCCGAACAGAATCGGGAAGTGGCGCGTGTGGCTGCATTATTGCAGATTGAACCTCTATTGAAGCGCAAACCGAGTCAGTTGTCAGGCGGGCAGCGTCAGCGTGTTGCCATGGGCAGGGCACTTGTTCGGAATCCAAAATTGTTTTTATTCGACGAACCACTTTCCAATCTGGATGCCAAGCTTCGGATCGAGATGCGCACCGAGATCAAGAAGCTCCATCAGAATGTCGGCAAGACAACCGTCTATGTGACCCATGATCAGATAGAAGCAATGACCTTGGCAAGCCGCATAGCGGTGATGCACAAAGGGCTGTTGCAACAATACGATACGCCAAAGGTGATCTACGAACAGCCGGTGAATCGTTTTGTTGCAGGCTTCATGGGATCACCCACTATGAATTTTCTGGACGCGACGGTAGTAAAAGAGGGCAAGGGGCTGATTCTGGCTGGCAGTAGTGGCGAAGTACTGCCGTTGCCTGAAGGGAAATTCACAGCACTTCAACAAGGACAGAAAGTTTGTTTCGGTGTCCGTCCTGAACATTTCAGTCCTGCCTCTCAGAATCGTGCGGAGCGAGTGGGCGGCATCTCGGTTCTGGTTGAGGCGCATGTGGACATGGTCGAACCGACCGGCTCCGAAACAATCCTAATGACAACAATCTCTGGTCAGACAGCCATCGTAAGTTGTGAGCCAGATGACACTCCTGAACAGGGCGAGCGGATGGAACTTGCCATCGATATGAGAAAAATATGTTTGTTTGATCCAATTACGGAGAACAGATTGTGA
- a CDS encoding SDR family NAD(P)-dependent oxidoreductase: MTSTHAIYPDLAGKVVAVTGGASGIGAAIVTAFHNQGAHVVFFDKDELAGAALAESLGNRVHFRALDLTDIEALTNRFAETAAMVGDFDVLVNNAARDDRHEIASVTPAYWREQLAVNLDHQFFSTQAVIPGMRKKGAGAIVNMSSIAWRVGLESAPAYVASKAAIEGLTHSLARELGPAGIRVNCLLPGFVRTQRQVDNWLTPEFEQRIKSSQCLTSFIEPEDIAEMVIMLTSDASRAVTNQTLVVDAGWT; the protein is encoded by the coding sequence GTGACAAGCACTCATGCGATTTATCCTGATCTTGCCGGTAAGGTCGTCGCCGTTACGGGAGGTGCCAGTGGCATTGGTGCGGCGATTGTCACCGCGTTTCATAATCAAGGCGCGCACGTTGTATTTTTTGACAAAGACGAGCTTGCTGGTGCAGCGCTTGCTGAGAGCCTGGGAAACAGAGTTCATTTCCGGGCTCTCGATTTGACCGATATCGAAGCGCTCACCAACCGGTTTGCTGAAACCGCTGCAATGGTCGGAGATTTTGACGTGCTGGTCAACAATGCCGCGCGGGATGACCGACATGAAATTGCATCGGTGACCCCTGCTTATTGGCGCGAACAATTGGCAGTTAACCTTGACCACCAGTTTTTTTCAACACAAGCAGTGATTCCGGGCATGCGAAAAAAAGGTGCCGGCGCTATCGTGAATATGAGCTCCATTGCATGGCGGGTCGGACTTGAAAGCGCTCCAGCCTACGTTGCTTCGAAAGCGGCTATCGAAGGATTGACTCACTCGCTTGCACGCGAACTGGGTCCAGCGGGAATACGGGTGAACTGCCTGTTACCGGGTTTCGTCCGTACTCAACGACAAGTGGATAATTGGTTGACCCCCGAGTTTGAACAGAGAATTAAAAGCAGCCAATGTTTAACGAGTTTTATCGAACCGGAAGACATTGCTGAAATGGTTATCATGCTGACTTCAGATGCGTCACGTGCAGTGACAAATCAAACGCTGGTAGTTGATGCAGGCTGGACATGA
- a CDS encoding adenylate/guanylate cyclase domain-containing protein, giving the protein MHTPTQTIELLREVHGILAEVIFRHDGTLDKYIGDGLMATFGTPEPSSNDASNALMAAIEMSNAFESWQTRRFISNGEQLKLAVGVHYGTVVIGDIGSQERLEFAVLGDAVNVASRLESATRDLGCKYLIIQELVDASTTENLAEIASYRDQLDAHDPIQLRGRSGEVPILVLR; this is encoded by the coding sequence ATGCACACGCCCACGCAGACTATCGAGCTACTTCGTGAAGTACACGGAATCCTGGCAGAGGTTATTTTTCGTCATGATGGCACCTTGGATAAATATATTGGCGATGGTCTGATGGCGACCTTCGGCACACCTGAACCCAGCTCGAACGACGCTTCAAATGCACTGATGGCAGCGATCGAAATGTCCAACGCGTTTGAATCCTGGCAGACGCGACGCTTCATTTCAAACGGTGAGCAACTGAAGCTGGCTGTTGGTGTCCACTATGGCACGGTCGTCATCGGTGATATCGGCAGCCAGGAGAGGCTTGAATTCGCGGTACTTGGAGACGCTGTCAACGTGGCGAGTCGACTGGAATCTGCCACCAGAGATTTGGGATGCAAATACTTGATAATCCAGGAACTGGTTGATGCCTCGACAACGGAAAACCTGGCCGAAATCGCCTCGTATCGAGATCAACTGGACGCTCATGACCCCATTCAACTACGTGGACGCAGCGGTGAAGTGCCGATATTGGTTCTTCGCTAA
- a CDS encoding YitT family protein, which yields MPTPIVLNQPQPKHSPIEDVQGFAISLITTAIGLSIIAQLGFITGQTAGLALVISYLTGWSFSWVFWLINLPFYALAWTRMGREFTLKSVACVTILSLLMAQIPNWLSFDYINPLFGIITFGILTGYGLLGTFRHKGSLGGLGVIALYAQEHFGVRAGLVQLAFDAVLFAVAFTLFEPSRVWYSLLGALILSAVIAFNHRGDRYIAD from the coding sequence ATGCCTACACCCATTGTCCTGAATCAGCCGCAGCCGAAACACAGCCCGATTGAGGATGTACAAGGTTTTGCGATCTCCCTGATCACTACCGCCATCGGCTTGTCGATCATCGCGCAACTGGGGTTCATCACGGGGCAAACGGCGGGCCTGGCGCTTGTCATTTCCTACCTGACGGGCTGGTCGTTTTCCTGGGTCTTCTGGTTGATCAATCTGCCTTTCTATGCGCTTGCCTGGACGCGAATGGGTCGGGAATTCACGCTGAAGTCGGTAGCCTGCGTAACGATACTCAGCTTGCTAATGGCACAGATTCCGAACTGGCTGAGCTTCGACTACATCAACCCGCTCTTTGGCATCATCACCTTTGGCATCCTGACGGGATATGGCCTACTTGGCACCTTCAGGCACAAAGGCAGCCTCGGCGGTCTCGGCGTCATTGCGCTGTATGCACAGGAGCATTTCGGGGTGCGCGCCGGGTTGGTGCAACTGGCCTTCGATGCAGTCCTGTTCGCCGTTGCCTTCACGCTGTTCGAGCCTTCGCGCGTGTGGTACTCATTGCTCGGTGCACTGATCCTCAGTGCTGTCATCGCCTTCAATCATCGCGGCGACCGCTATATCGCAGACTAA
- a CDS encoding site-specific integrase, with product MTISDKVTLTGEIDAPESEIWTVEGRPSPALTTALDSARDYATASRSDATWRAYAHDWQRFASWCESVGQSALPASASTICAFLATEADAGLAAATLDRRLAAIRVVHQGNQQTSAHDAPAVREVMRGIRNRQKGRPSPKKAPLIDTDLTLLVDTMDTTTLAGARDRALLLIGFAAALRRSELVGIDVEHLAFRPEGLTLMIPFSKTDQAGKGAQIAVPAIPLSDYCPVAALKAWLAVAGLTEGAVFRRLRRGPRVGQDRLSDSTVAKLIKQCAKNAGHENVSMFAGHSLRRGFITTAARNRADVFAIAAQSRHRSLDTVREYVDAETRFDNHPGLKMFQ from the coding sequence ATGACGATTTCCGACAAAGTGACACTCACGGGCGAGATCGATGCTCCAGAATCCGAAATCTGGACGGTAGAAGGTCGTCCCTCGCCCGCCCTCACCACCGCGCTGGACTCAGCCCGCGATTACGCCACCGCCAGTCGAAGTGATGCCACTTGGCGCGCGTATGCACACGACTGGCAGCGGTTTGCCAGCTGGTGCGAGTCCGTCGGTCAATCAGCCCTACCTGCCAGTGCCAGCACGATCTGCGCGTTTTTGGCCACAGAGGCAGACGCAGGATTGGCCGCCGCTACCCTCGACCGCCGACTGGCGGCCATTCGAGTCGTGCATCAGGGTAATCAGCAGACGTCGGCCCACGATGCGCCAGCTGTGCGCGAGGTGATGCGTGGTATTCGCAACCGGCAAAAGGGTCGGCCTTCGCCGAAAAAAGCGCCGCTGATCGATACCGACCTGACCTTACTGGTCGACACAATGGATACGACCACGCTGGCAGGCGCACGAGATCGGGCACTGCTGTTGATCGGCTTCGCCGCCGCCCTGCGACGCTCGGAGCTGGTTGGCATCGATGTAGAGCACCTGGCATTCCGTCCAGAAGGACTGACACTCATGATTCCGTTCTCAAAGACCGATCAAGCCGGTAAGGGGGCCCAGATTGCGGTACCGGCCATTCCCCTATCGGATTACTGCCCGGTGGCTGCGTTGAAGGCCTGGCTTGCGGTTGCAGGACTCACTGAAGGGGCTGTGTTCCGGCGGTTGCGACGCGGCCCGCGCGTAGGCCAGGATCGACTGTCCGACAGCACCGTGGCCAAACTCATCAAACAATGCGCCAAAAACGCTGGCCATGAGAACGTGTCAATGTTCGCTGGACACAGTCTGCGACGCGGATTTATCACCACCGCCGCCAGGAATCGCGCGGATGTCTTTGCGATCGCCGCCCAGTCGCGGCACCGGTCATTAGACACCGTACGGGAATATGTGGACGCAGAGACGCGTTTCGATAATCACCCAGGGCTGAAGATGTTTCAATGA
- a CDS encoding DNA-binding protein, with translation MASARQALLAQGRKASQRAVIKHLGGGSFSQVGPLLRELESDAGEVPGSALTEPLAASVTEAIETLWRALGLEADRVVNDARQQFERDLKAEQAARAQAEAATVRTQEHLQAAQTTLIGLEKALASEQSAREQTTAALEQERLAHARTDTQREAAQALAAERQQLRDEALAERDGLRVELDSVRRQTDELTQALRREIGEQRSAHEKRVDALNEAATAARTSLAEQRSQLDALQRENTNLTTLNSGLSVRIDNTQSSLASTEAQLSVLNAQRTAEQRERETLQSMMTSRLADKDELIASLQQQIAEPPNDPDAPVENDTGGV, from the coding sequence GTGGCCAGCGCCCGGCAGGCGCTACTCGCGCAGGGGCGCAAAGCGTCCCAGCGCGCCGTGATCAAGCATCTGGGCGGCGGCAGCTTTTCACAGGTGGGGCCGCTGCTGCGTGAACTGGAGAGCGACGCCGGGGAGGTGCCGGGCAGTGCGCTGACCGAGCCGCTCGCAGCAAGCGTGACCGAGGCGATCGAGACACTGTGGCGTGCCTTGGGCCTCGAAGCCGATAGGGTGGTCAACGACGCCCGGCAACAGTTCGAGCGGGATCTCAAAGCAGAGCAGGCGGCAAGGGCCCAGGCAGAGGCGGCGACGGTGCGCACGCAGGAGCATCTGCAGGCGGCACAAACCACACTGATCGGTTTGGAAAAAGCCCTGGCCAGTGAGCAGAGCGCTCGCGAGCAAACCACCGCGGCTCTGGAGCAGGAACGCCTGGCGCATGCCCGAACGGACACCCAGCGAGAGGCAGCCCAGGCATTGGCCGCTGAACGTCAGCAGTTACGCGATGAAGCACTGGCCGAGCGTGACGGATTGCGGGTCGAACTGGACAGCGTCCGTCGTCAAACCGATGAATTGACCCAGGCACTGCGTCGGGAGATCGGTGAGCAACGCTCAGCCCATGAAAAACGAGTGGATGCACTCAATGAAGCCGCGACTGCAGCGCGAACGAGCCTGGCTGAACAGCGCAGTCAGCTGGATGCCCTACAGCGGGAGAACACCAATCTGACCACCCTCAACAGCGGCCTGTCAGTACGGATCGACAACACACAGTCGTCGCTGGCAAGTACCGAAGCTCAGTTGTCGGTACTCAACGCGCAGCGCACGGCCGAACAACGGGAAAGGGAGACGCTTCAGAGCATGATGACGTCGCGACTCGCCGACAAGGACGAGCTGATTGCCAGCCTCCAACAACAGATTGCCGAACCACCCAACGATCCGGATGCACCCGTTGAGAACGATACCGGTGGCGTCTGA
- a CDS encoding PDDEXK nuclease domain-containing protein: MSDKLDNEALTKRLVSIVEQAREHVSRSVNTAMVHAYWLMGREIVESDQAGRTRADYGEVLMRAVAKNLQSQFGRGFSYSNVKRMRQFYLTYPEGSPAIADGKGATASSLLPPVQKGATLSRLFTSESTRFPSAMSWSHYCLLMRIDSKPARSFYEIEAVQGAWSVRELERQIGSMLYERLTKSRDEAAVKALSSQGLIIEKPADAIKDPMVLEFLGLEERTHWHERDLEQAIIDRLETFLLELGKGFCFVGRQKRLTVDGDHFYVDLVFYNRLLRCFILIDLKLGKLTHQDLGQMQMYVNYFDQFEREESDAPTAGIVLCSDKNDAMVKITLPESDPAVHAARYQLYLPTESELKKELTKERAAAEVALQTASDDSA, encoded by the coding sequence GTGAGCGACAAACTGGACAACGAGGCGCTGACAAAGCGACTCGTCAGCATTGTCGAGCAGGCACGTGAGCACGTATCCCGTTCGGTCAACACCGCCATGGTGCATGCGTACTGGCTCATGGGGCGTGAAATCGTTGAGTCCGACCAGGCTGGCCGGACCCGTGCAGACTATGGCGAGGTGTTGATGCGCGCTGTTGCCAAGAATCTGCAGAGTCAGTTCGGGCGTGGATTCAGTTACTCCAACGTCAAACGCATGCGTCAGTTTTACTTGACCTACCCGGAAGGCTCGCCAGCGATTGCTGATGGAAAAGGCGCGACGGCGTCGAGCCTTTTGCCTCCCGTTCAGAAAGGCGCGACACTGTCGCGCCTTTTCACTAGCGAATCAACACGGTTTCCAAGTGCAATGAGCTGGAGCCACTACTGTCTGCTAATGCGTATCGATTCGAAGCCGGCGCGCAGCTTCTACGAAATCGAGGCGGTGCAGGGCGCCTGGTCAGTGCGCGAACTGGAGCGCCAGATCGGCTCGATGCTGTATGAACGACTGACCAAAAGCCGGGACGAGGCTGCGGTCAAAGCCTTGTCGAGCCAAGGGCTGATTATTGAGAAGCCCGCTGATGCCATCAAGGATCCCATGGTACTGGAGTTCCTTGGTCTCGAGGAGCGCACGCACTGGCACGAGCGCGACTTGGAACAGGCGATCATCGATCGGCTGGAGACGTTTCTACTCGAGCTCGGCAAGGGCTTCTGTTTCGTCGGACGACAAAAGCGATTGACGGTCGATGGCGATCATTTTTACGTCGACCTGGTGTTTTACAATCGATTACTTCGTTGTTTCATTTTGATCGACTTGAAGCTAGGGAAGCTGACACACCAGGACCTTGGACAAATGCAGATGTATGTCAACTACTTTGATCAATTCGAACGCGAAGAATCAGATGCACCGACTGCCGGTATCGTCTTGTGCTCGGACAAGAATGACGCGATGGTGAAAATCACCTTGCCTGAATCCGATCCGGCCGTCCATGCGGCTCGTTACCAGTTGTATCTACCGACCGAATCTGAACTGAAAAAGGAATTAACCAAAGAGCGTGCCGCTGCTGAGGTCGCATTGCAAACAGCATCAGACGATTCTGCATAA
- a CDS encoding DUF1016 N-terminal domain-containing protein, producing MTLRNWAIGLYIDHYELNGEDRAQYGDQLFDNLANRLRKLQVRSCDRRQLYRYRDFFTCYPVQGRIK from the coding sequence CTGACACTTCGTAATTGGGCGATTGGATTGTACATCGACCACTATGAGCTCAACGGAGAAGATCGGGCTCAATACGGTGACCAATTGTTTGACAATCTCGCAAACCGTCTTCGCAAACTCCAGGTGAGAAGCTGTGACCGGCGGCAATTGTATCGATATCGTGATTTTTTCACCTGCTATCCGGTACAGGGGAGGATCAAATGA
- a CDS encoding GFA family protein produces MASETGNAGCLCGSVRLQIDGDPVAVTQCHCTDCQKSTGGGTVLVVMIPKSNLNIVKGSLKRYSKDADSTKSVTRCFCENCGTPLYSELEFYPSLYAVKSGVWDQDPKLEPGSAVWTSSAPEWHHVPSHLPQFPKART; encoded by the coding sequence ATGGCGAGCGAAACAGGAAATGCCGGATGCCTTTGTGGCTCTGTCAGACTGCAAATTGACGGTGATCCAGTCGCTGTTACGCAGTGCCACTGCACCGACTGCCAAAAGTCGACTGGCGGCGGCACAGTTTTGGTTGTCATGATCCCCAAATCCAACCTCAATATCGTCAAAGGATCGCTCAAACGCTACTCCAAGGACGCAGACAGTACAAAATCGGTCACGCGTTGTTTCTGCGAAAACTGCGGCACGCCTTTGTATTCAGAACTTGAATTTTATCCCAGTTTATATGCGGTGAAATCTGGGGTCTGGGATCAGGACCCAAAACTTGAACCTGGCAGCGCCGTGTGGACAAGTTCTGCGCCTGAATGGCACCATGTTCCAAGCCATTTGCCCCAGTTTCCAAAGGCGCGCACGTAA
- a CDS encoding IclR family transcriptional regulator: MARPRKTTSQDNPEFARSSRQFVKSLSRGFEVLQAFIPHGSRLGNQEISSRTGLPKPTVSRITYTLAELGYLVYSSEKENYRLGPGVLGLAQAFSSGTGIAEIANGPLQRLADETRGTTAIGQADLDDIVYIAMRRSVSRIMLRQSTGSRMPMATTAVGHAYLHAQPDEIRAAKVAKLAEMMGDQKARFLELHERTGEELRTNGYCVVAGFWEPDINGAATAFKLDDGQGVLSMNIGGPAFWLSEESLYGEVGEKLMQTREALIKAGIQKLNLL; this comes from the coding sequence ATGGCAAGACCCCGCAAAACGACATCCCAAGACAACCCAGAATTCGCGAGGTCTTCTCGTCAATTTGTTAAGTCCCTTTCGCGTGGGTTTGAGGTATTACAAGCCTTCATTCCACACGGTAGTCGCCTTGGCAATCAGGAGATATCTTCAAGAACTGGCCTGCCAAAGCCTACAGTTAGCCGCATCACTTATACGCTCGCCGAGCTGGGGTATTTGGTGTATTCGTCTGAGAAAGAAAACTATCGCCTCGGTCCTGGCGTTTTGGGGCTCGCCCAAGCCTTCAGCTCAGGCACCGGCATCGCGGAAATCGCGAACGGCCCGTTGCAGCGACTGGCCGATGAAACCAGAGGAACCACCGCGATCGGTCAGGCCGATCTGGACGACATCGTCTACATCGCAATGCGCAGGTCTGTTTCCCGCATCATGCTTCGACAAAGCACCGGCAGCCGTATGCCGATGGCGACCACTGCAGTGGGGCATGCGTATCTACATGCGCAACCTGACGAAATCCGTGCCGCAAAGGTTGCAAAGCTTGCCGAAATGATGGGCGATCAAAAGGCACGTTTTCTTGAGCTTCATGAACGAACCGGTGAGGAGCTTCGAACGAACGGCTATTGCGTCGTGGCCGGTTTTTGGGAACCGGATATCAACGGAGCAGCCACCGCATTCAAACTGGATGACGGCCAAGGCGTTCTGTCCATGAACATTGGTGGCCCTGCGTTTTGGTTATCCGAGGAAAGCCTATACGGTGAAGTCGGCGAGAAACTTATGCAAACTCGTGAGGCCCTCATCAAAGCCGGTATTCAGAAGTTAAATTTGCTTTAG
- a CDS encoding NAD(P)H-dependent flavin oxidoreductase: protein MLKTRLTEKLGIEKPILCGGLMWLGTAEYVAGVVNGGAMGYITPRSYPNEADFVDALRRCRRLTGGRPFGVNLYISARPEENVRLTRWIEILAQEGVQHVETAGYSPAKFLPSLKAANSIVVHKATSVRHAVAAAKAGVDVVVLLGAECGGHPGQADISSMILAARALDQVDIPVVVGGGIGSGAQLAAALTLGVDGVLIGSRMLVADEIWAHADYKDHILKLDETCSTTVLSALKNTYRCLANDTAAEVRALEASGVRDYETLGPLVGGQGQLPAYKTGDRTKGILSLGPAASWCDRREPAAAILTRLADDAEKALAAASARFVQHAVPA from the coding sequence GTGCTGAAGACCCGCCTTACCGAGAAACTTGGCATTGAGAAGCCGATCCTTTGTGGAGGGCTCATGTGGCTTGGAACGGCGGAATATGTCGCTGGCGTCGTCAATGGCGGCGCGATGGGATACATAACGCCACGCTCTTATCCAAACGAGGCCGACTTTGTGGATGCGCTTCGGCGGTGCCGTCGATTGACGGGCGGCCGACCATTCGGGGTAAATCTGTACATCTCGGCGCGACCGGAAGAAAACGTCCGTCTCACACGTTGGATCGAAATTTTGGCACAAGAGGGCGTTCAGCATGTGGAAACAGCGGGCTATAGCCCTGCGAAATTCCTTCCGTCTTTGAAGGCTGCAAATAGCATCGTTGTGCACAAAGCAACAAGTGTGCGTCATGCCGTTGCAGCTGCCAAAGCGGGTGTGGATGTTGTCGTTTTGTTGGGCGCGGAATGTGGTGGACACCCGGGGCAAGCTGATATTTCCTCGATGATTTTGGCCGCACGTGCGTTGGATCAGGTCGATATTCCTGTTGTTGTAGGCGGTGGTATTGGCAGCGGGGCGCAATTGGCAGCGGCACTGACGCTTGGCGTGGACGGCGTGTTGATCGGCTCCAGAATGCTGGTCGCCGACGAAATCTGGGCACACGCAGACTATAAGGATCACATCTTAAAGCTGGACGAAACTTGTTCGACGACAGTTCTGAGCGCGCTGAAAAACACCTATCGCTGTCTAGCCAATGACACTGCGGCTGAAGTTAGAGCGCTCGAGGCGTCGGGCGTGCGCGATTATGAAACACTTGGACCGCTGGTTGGTGGACAGGGCCAATTGCCGGCTTACAAGACAGGCGATCGGACCAAGGGCATTTTGTCTTTGGGTCCGGCAGCCTCTTGGTGTGACCGTCGCGAACCGGCGGCAGCAATTCTGACACGCTTGGCTGATGATGCTGAAAAGGCGTTGGCGGCTGCGTCTGCGCGCTTTGTTCAGCACGCCGTGCCCGCATGA